The following are from one region of the Streptomyces changanensis genome:
- the ftsZ gene encoding cell division protein FtsZ — protein sequence MAAPQNYLAVIKVIGVGGGGVNAINRMIEVGLKGVEFIAINTDAQALLMSDADVKLDVGRELTRGLGAGANPAVGRKAAEDHREEIEEVLKGADMVFVTAGEGGGTGTGGAPVVANIARSLGALTIGVVTRPFTFEGRRRANQAEDGIAELREEVDTLIVIPNDRLLSISDRQVSVLDAFKSADQVLLSGVQGITDLITTPGLINLDFADVKSVMSEAGSALMGIGSARGDDRAVAAAEMAISSPLLEASIDGARGVLLSISGGSDLGLFEINEAAQLVSEAAHPEANIIFGAVIDDALGDEVRVTVIAAGFDGGQPPARRDTVLGASAAKREESASPAPRAAEPSRPVSSGLGTVPVREEPAPAPVEPAPTAGETTLAPVTPPSIPTTRPYPDTQAEELDVPDFLK from the coding sequence GTGGCAGCACCGCAGAACTACCTCGCAGTCATCAAGGTCATCGGTGTCGGCGGCGGTGGTGTCAATGCCATCAACCGAATGATCGAGGTCGGTCTCAAGGGCGTCGAGTTCATCGCCATCAACACGGACGCACAAGCCCTGTTGATGAGCGACGCCGACGTCAAGCTGGACGTCGGCCGCGAACTCACCCGCGGCCTCGGCGCCGGGGCCAACCCCGCAGTCGGCCGCAAGGCGGCAGAGGACCACCGTGAGGAGATCGAGGAGGTCCTCAAGGGGGCCGACATGGTCTTCGTCACCGCCGGCGAGGGCGGCGGCACCGGCACAGGCGGCGCCCCCGTCGTCGCCAACATCGCCCGCTCGCTCGGCGCCCTGACCATCGGCGTGGTCACCCGGCCCTTCACCTTCGAGGGCCGCCGCCGCGCCAACCAGGCGGAGGACGGCATCGCCGAACTCCGCGAAGAGGTCGACACCCTCATCGTCATCCCCAACGACCGGCTGCTGTCCATCTCTGACCGCCAGGTCAGCGTCCTGGACGCGTTCAAGTCCGCCGACCAGGTGCTGCTCTCCGGTGTCCAGGGCATCACGGACCTCATCACCACGCCGGGCCTGATCAACCTCGACTTCGCCGACGTCAAGTCGGTCATGTCGGAGGCCGGGTCGGCGCTCATGGGCATCGGCTCCGCCCGCGGGGACGACCGGGCCGTGGCCGCTGCCGAGATGGCGATCTCCTCGCCGCTGCTGGAGGCGTCCATCGACGGCGCCCGCGGCGTGCTGCTCTCCATCTCCGGCGGCTCCGACCTCGGCCTGTTCGAGATCAACGAGGCGGCCCAGCTGGTCAGCGAGGCGGCCCACCCCGAGGCGAACATCATCTTCGGCGCCGTCATCGACGACGCCCTCGGCGACGAGGTGCGCGTCACGGTCATCGCGGCCGGCTTCGACGGCGGGCAGCCGCCCGCCCGGCGGGACACCGTCCTCGGCGCGTCGGCGGCCAAGCGGGAGGAGTCCGCCTCCCCCGCGCCGCGTGCCGCGGAGCCCTCGCGCCCGGTGAGCAGCGGCCTCGGCACGGTCCCCGTCCGCGAGGAGCCCGCGCCCGCCCCGGTCGAGCCCGCCCCGACGGCCGGCGAGACCACGCTCGCGCCGGTCACCCCGCCGTCCATCCCGACGACGCGCCCCTACCCGGACACCCAGGCCGAAGAGCTGGACGTCCCGGACTTCCTGAAGTGA
- the ftsW gene encoding putative lipid II flippase FtsW, translated as MRAEHTADVRPTPGPPGSPRALLAAVVRRIVPPPPLAPAGAALPDAAPAAAPAGARGVSGLALRTRTARPRGAAVPRGRARTPGAGRPPRGNRLRRSYERARRAWDRPLTAYYVILGASMLITVLGLVMVYSASIIKALELSLPASYFFRKQFVAAVIGTALLLLASRMPVKLHRALAYPLLVGTVFLMVLVQIPGIGHAVNGNQNWIYLGGPFQLQPSEFGKLALILWGADLLARKQDKRLLTQWKHLLVPLVPVAFLLLGLIMLGGDMGTAIILTAILFGLLWLAGAPTRLFVSVLAVAGVIGVALIRGSSNRMSRIACIGATEPGPGDACWQAVHGIYALASGGWFGSGLGASVEKWGQLPEPHTDFIFAITGEELGLAGTLSVLALFAALGYAGIRVAGRTEDPFVRYAAGGVTTWITAQAVVNIGAVLGLLPIAGVPLPLFSYGGSALLPTMFAVGLLIAFARDEPAAKAALAGREPRFGGWAGVRWKSMRRRVKKRPSGER; from the coding sequence ATGCGCGCCGAGCACACCGCCGACGTACGCCCGACACCGGGCCCGCCGGGCAGCCCGCGCGCGCTGCTCGCCGCGGTGGTGCGCCGGATCGTTCCGCCTCCGCCGCTCGCGCCCGCCGGCGCCGCCCTCCCGGACGCCGCTCCGGCCGCCGCGCCCGCGGGGGCGCGTGGCGTGTCCGGGCTGGCCCTGCGCACCCGCACGGCGCGCCCGCGCGGTGCCGCCGTCCCGCGCGGCCGCGCGCGTACGCCGGGCGCGGGGCGGCCGCCCCGCGGCAACCGCCTGCGCCGGTCGTACGAGCGCGCACGCCGGGCGTGGGACCGGCCCCTCACGGCGTACTACGTGATCCTCGGCGCCAGCATGCTCATCACGGTGCTCGGCCTCGTCATGGTGTACTCGGCGTCGATCATCAAGGCGCTGGAGCTGTCCCTGCCGGCCTCGTACTTCTTCCGCAAGCAGTTCGTCGCGGCCGTCATCGGCACCGCCCTGCTGCTGCTTGCCTCGCGCATGCCGGTCAAGCTCCACCGCGCCCTGGCCTACCCGCTGCTCGTGGGCACCGTCTTCCTGATGGTCCTGGTGCAGATCCCGGGCATAGGGCACGCGGTCAACGGCAACCAGAACTGGATCTACCTGGGCGGGCCGTTCCAGCTGCAGCCGAGCGAGTTCGGCAAGCTCGCGCTGATCCTCTGGGGTGCCGACCTCCTCGCCAGGAAACAGGACAAGCGGCTCCTCACGCAGTGGAAGCACCTGCTCGTGCCGCTCGTGCCGGTGGCCTTCCTGCTGCTCGGGCTGATCATGCTCGGGGGCGACATGGGCACGGCGATCATCCTGACGGCGATCCTCTTCGGCCTGCTCTGGCTCGCCGGCGCCCCCACGCGGCTCTTCGTCAGCGTCCTGGCCGTCGCGGGCGTCATCGGCGTCGCCCTGATCCGGGGCAGCTCCAACCGCATGTCGCGCATCGCCTGCATCGGCGCCACCGAACCGGGCCCCGGGGACGCCTGCTGGCAGGCGGTGCACGGCATCTACGCCCTGGCGTCCGGTGGATGGTTCGGATCCGGACTGGGTGCGAGTGTGGAAAAATGGGGTCAACTCCCCGAACCACACACCGACTTCATCTTCGCCATCACCGGGGAGGAACTGGGTCTGGCGGGGACGCTGTCGGTGCTCGCCCTCTTCGCGGCTCTAGGCTATGCGGGTATTCGCGTGGCCGGACGCACGGAGGACCCCTTCGTGAGGTACGCCGCGGGAGGCGTGACCACCTGGATCACGGCCCAGGCCGTGGTCAACATCGGTGCGGTGCTCGGTCTGCTGCCGATCGCAGGTGTCCCCCTCCCGCTGTTCTCCTACGGGGGCTCCGCCCTGCTGCCGACCATGTTCGCCGTCGGGCTGCTGATCGCCTTCGCGCGTGACGAGCCCGCCGCGAAAGCGGCCCTGGCCGGCCGAGAGCCCCGGTTCGGCGGGTGGGCCGGGGTGAGATGGAAGTCGATGCGACGGCGCGTCAAGAAGCGCCCGTCCGGAGAGCGGTGA
- the mraY gene encoding phospho-N-acetylmuramoyl-pentapeptide-transferase, with protein sequence MRQILFAGAIGLFLTLIGTPLLIKLLARKGYGQFIRDDGPRTHGSKKGTPTMGGISFILATLIAYALAKVITGEDPTYSGLLVLFLMAGMGLVGFLDDYIKIVKQRSLGLRAKAKMAGQLIVGIAFAVLALQFSDKRGLTPASTKLSFITDFGWTIGPVLFVVWALFMILAMSNGVNLTDGLDGLATGASVMVFGAYTFIGLWQFQESCANAKTLTNPNACFEVRDPLDLAVVASALMGACFGFLWWNTSPAKIFMGDTGSLALGGALAGLAICSRTELLLALLGGLFVLITMSVVIQVGSFKMTGKRVFRMAPLQHHFELKGWSEVLVVVRFWIIQGMCVIVGLGLFYAGWAADK encoded by the coding sequence ATGAGGCAGATCCTCTTCGCGGGAGCCATCGGGCTCTTCCTGACCCTGATCGGCACGCCGCTGCTGATCAAGCTCCTGGCCCGCAAGGGATACGGGCAGTTCATCCGGGACGACGGCCCGCGCACGCACGGCAGCAAGAAGGGCACGCCCACCATGGGCGGCATCTCCTTCATCCTGGCCACGCTCATCGCCTACGCCCTGGCGAAGGTCATCACCGGCGAGGACCCGACGTACTCGGGCCTCCTGGTGCTCTTCCTCATGGCGGGCATGGGCCTCGTCGGCTTCCTCGACGACTACATCAAGATCGTCAAGCAGCGGTCCCTGGGTCTGCGCGCGAAGGCCAAGATGGCCGGCCAGCTGATCGTCGGCATCGCCTTCGCCGTCCTCGCCCTGCAGTTCTCCGACAAGCGCGGACTGACCCCGGCCTCCACGAAGCTGTCGTTCATCACGGACTTCGGTTGGACCATCGGCCCGGTGCTGTTCGTGGTCTGGGCGCTGTTCATGATCCTGGCGATGTCCAACGGCGTGAACCTCACCGACGGCCTCGACGGCCTCGCGACCGGTGCCTCCGTGATGGTCTTCGGCGCGTACACCTTCATCGGCCTCTGGCAGTTCCAGGAGTCCTGCGCCAACGCCAAGACGCTCACCAACCCGAACGCCTGCTTCGAGGTGCGCGACCCGCTCGACCTCGCCGTCGTCGCCTCGGCACTGATGGGCGCCTGCTTCGGCTTCCTGTGGTGGAACACCTCGCCCGCCAAGATCTTCATGGGCGACACCGGTTCGCTCGCGCTCGGCGGCGCCCTCGCGGGCCTGGCGATCTGCTCCCGCACGGAGCTGCTGCTCGCCCTCCTGGGCGGACTGTTCGTCCTCATCACCATGTCCGTCGTCATCCAGGTCGGCTCGTTCAAGATGACCGGCAAGCGGGTCTTCCGAATGGCCCCGCTCCAGCACCACTTCGAACTCAAGGGGTGGTCCGAGGTCCTCGTCGTCGTCCGGTTCTGGATCATCCAGGGCATGTGCGTCATCGTGGGTCTGGGCCTCTTCTACGCGGGATGGGCAGCCGACAAGTGA
- the murD gene encoding UDP-N-acetylmuramoyl-L-alanine--D-glutamate ligase, with protein MGSRQVSTSWQGKHVTVAGLGVSGIPAARVLAGLGARVTVVSDGDDERSRTQAAQLEAEGVTVRLGDGATLPEGTELVVTTPGWKPDKPLFAAAAEAGVEVWGDVELAWRLRGPDAAPWLAVTGTNGKTTTVRMLASILEAAGLRTAAVGNIGVSLLDAVLGEEEYDVLAVELSSYQLHWAPSVRAHSAAVLNLAPDHLDWHGSMKAYAADKGRIYEGNQVACVYNAADGATEDLVREADVEEGCRAIGFTLGTPGPSQLGVVDGILVDRAFVANRQKQAQELAQVSDVNPPAPHNIANALAAAALARAFGVEPAAVREGLRAFHPDAHRIEFVEEVAGVAYVDDSKATNTHAAEASLAAYDPIVWIAGGLAKGATFDELVVRSAARLRGVVLIGADRALVAEALARHAPQVPVVDLDRTDTGAMAAAVREAARLARPGDTVLLAPACASMDMFVNYDKRGEAFADAVRALAAEDA; from the coding sequence ATGGGCAGCCGACAAGTGAGTACCTCCTGGCAGGGCAAGCACGTCACCGTCGCCGGCCTGGGCGTGAGCGGCATCCCCGCCGCCCGCGTCCTCGCCGGCCTCGGCGCGCGCGTCACGGTCGTCAGCGACGGCGACGACGAGCGCTCCCGCACGCAGGCGGCGCAGCTGGAGGCGGAGGGCGTCACCGTCCGCCTCGGCGACGGGGCGACCCTGCCGGAGGGCACCGAACTGGTCGTCACCACGCCCGGCTGGAAGCCCGACAAGCCGCTGTTCGCGGCGGCCGCCGAGGCGGGCGTGGAGGTGTGGGGCGACGTCGAGCTGGCGTGGCGCCTGCGCGGCCCCGACGCCGCCCCCTGGCTCGCCGTCACCGGCACCAACGGCAAGACCACCACGGTCCGGATGCTCGCCTCCATCCTGGAGGCGGCCGGGCTGCGGACCGCGGCCGTCGGCAACATCGGCGTCTCGCTCCTCGACGCCGTCCTCGGCGAGGAGGAGTACGACGTCCTCGCCGTCGAGCTGTCCAGCTACCAGCTGCACTGGGCGCCGAGCGTGCGCGCCCACTCCGCGGCCGTGCTGAACCTCGCGCCCGACCACCTCGACTGGCACGGCTCGATGAAGGCGTACGCCGCCGACAAGGGCCGTATCTACGAGGGCAACCAGGTCGCCTGCGTCTACAACGCCGCCGACGGCGCCACCGAGGACCTGGTGCGGGAGGCCGATGTCGAGGAGGGCTGCCGCGCGATCGGCTTCACCCTCGGCACGCCCGGCCCGTCCCAGCTGGGCGTCGTCGACGGCATCCTGGTGGACCGCGCGTTCGTGGCGAACCGTCAGAAGCAGGCGCAGGAGCTGGCGCAGGTCTCCGACGTGAACCCGCCGGCCCCGCACAACATCGCCAACGCCCTCGCCGCCGCCGCCCTCGCCCGCGCCTTCGGCGTGGAGCCGGCGGCCGTCCGCGAGGGCCTGCGGGCCTTCCACCCGGACGCGCACCGCATCGAGTTCGTCGAGGAGGTCGCCGGCGTCGCGTACGTCGACGACTCCAAGGCCACCAACACGCACGCCGCGGAGGCGTCGCTCGCCGCGTACGACCCCATCGTCTGGATCGCCGGTGGCCTCGCCAAGGGCGCCACCTTCGACGAGCTCGTCGTCAGGTCGGCCGCGCGGCTGCGCGGGGTCGTCCTCATCGGCGCGGACCGCGCCCTCGTGGCGGAAGCCCTCGCGCGACACGCCCCGCAGGTGCCGGTGGTCGACCTCGACCGGACCGACACTGGGGCGATGGCGGCGGCGGTCCGGGAGGCGGCGCGGCTCGCCCGGCCGGGCGACACGGTGCTCCTCGCCCCGGCCTGCGCCTCGATGGACATGTTCGTCAACTACGACAAGCGGGGTGAGGCGTTCGCGGACGCCGTCCGCGCACTCGCCGCCGAAGACGCCTGA
- a CDS encoding UDP-N-acetylmuramoyl-tripeptide--D-alanyl-D-alanine ligase: MIALSLTEIAAIVGGQTHDIPDPAAQVTGSVVYDSRQVEPGSLFAAFSGENVDGHDYARGAVEAGAVAVLATRPVGVPAIVVPDVTAALGALARTVVERLGTSVVALTGSAGKTSTKDLIAQLLRRQGPTVWPAGNLNNEIGLPVTALRATEETRHLVLEMGARGVGHIRYLTELTPPRIGLVLNVGSAHIGEFGGRERIAEAKGELVEALPPAEEGGIAVLNADDPLVKAMASRTKARVVYFGESAEAAVRAENVRLTATGQPAFRLHTPTGCSDVTMRLYGEHHVSNALAAAAVAHESGMPVHEIAAALSEAGSLSRWRMEVTERPDGVTIVNDAYNANPESMRAALRALAAMGEAARARGGRTWAVLGLMAELGDEALAEHDAVGRLAVRLNVGKLVAVGGREASWLQLGAYNEGSWGEESVHVSDAQAAIDLLRSELRPGDVVLVKASRSVGLERVAQALLGNSTEGEVTGR, encoded by the coding sequence GTGATCGCCCTCTCCCTCACCGAGATCGCCGCAATCGTCGGCGGGCAGACGCACGACATACCGGATCCGGCGGCACAGGTCACCGGCTCCGTCGTCTACGACTCCCGCCAGGTCGAGCCCGGCAGTCTCTTCGCCGCGTTCAGCGGTGAGAACGTCGACGGGCACGACTACGCCCGGGGTGCCGTCGAGGCCGGAGCGGTGGCCGTGCTGGCCACCCGCCCGGTCGGCGTCCCGGCCATCGTCGTGCCCGACGTGACCGCCGCGCTCGGCGCGCTCGCCCGCACCGTGGTCGAGCGGCTCGGCACGTCCGTCGTCGCCCTGACGGGCTCGGCGGGCAAGACCAGCACCAAGGACCTCATCGCGCAGCTCCTGCGACGCCAGGGCCCCACCGTCTGGCCGGCAGGCAACCTCAACAACGAGATCGGCCTCCCGGTGACCGCCCTGCGGGCCACCGAGGAGACCCGGCACCTCGTGCTGGAGATGGGCGCCCGCGGCGTCGGTCACATCCGCTACCTCACGGAACTCACCCCGCCCCGCATCGGCCTCGTCCTCAACGTCGGCAGCGCCCACATCGGCGAGTTCGGCGGACGCGAGCGGATCGCCGAGGCGAAGGGCGAACTCGTCGAGGCTCTCCCGCCGGCGGAGGAGGGCGGCATCGCCGTCCTCAACGCCGACGACCCGCTCGTGAAGGCCATGGCGTCGCGCACCAAGGCGCGCGTCGTGTACTTCGGGGAGTCGGCGGAAGCGGCCGTACGTGCCGAAAACGTCCGTCTCACCGCGACCGGACAGCCCGCTTTCCGCCTTCACACACCCACCGGGTGCAGCGACGTGACCATGCGCCTGTACGGTGAGCACCACGTGTCGAACGCGCTCGCCGCGGCCGCCGTCGCCCATGAGTCGGGCATGCCCGTGCACGAGATCGCCGCCGCGCTCTCCGAGGCGGGCTCCCTCTCCCGCTGGCGCATGGAGGTCACCGAGCGTCCGGACGGTGTGACGATCGTCAACGACGCCTACAACGCGAACCCCGAGTCCATGCGGGCCGCCCTGCGCGCGCTGGCAGCCATGGGCGAGGCCGCACGGGCCAGGGGTGGACGTACGTGGGCGGTGCTCGGCCTGATGGCCGAGCTCGGCGACGAGGCGCTCGCCGAGCACGACGCGGTCGGACGGCTCGCCGTCCGGCTCAATGTCGGCAAGCTCGTCGCGGTCGGGGGCAGGGAAGCGTCCTGGCTGCAACTGGGCGCATATAACGAGGGTTCGTGGGGTGAGGAGTCGGTGCACGTGTCCGACGCGCAGGCGGCGATCGACCTGTTGCGCAGTGAACTGCGCCCGGGTGACGTCGTGCTGGTGAAGGCTTCCAGGTCGGTCGGGCTCGAGAGGGTCGCCCAGGCACTGCTCGGGAACAGCACCGAGGGCGAGGTCACCGGCCGATGA
- a CDS encoding UDP-N-acetylmuramoyl-L-alanyl-D-glutamate--2,6-diaminopimelate ligase: MTTITPDPGNRPGDGRDPAASFSPIPGAPGTLTAVPHPDQSPSTGKDAPAKQPGAPRPAQVRPTPLGELAARVGASAPHEPHRPYEGQVTGITHDSRAVRPGDVYAALPGARAHGADFADQAAGLGAVAVLTDPAGADRAAATGLPVLVVDDPRGRMGELAADIYGRPGADLLQIGITGTSGKTTTAYLVEGGLKAAGHSPGLIGTVETRIGDERVKSERTTPEATDLQALFAVMRERGVEAVAMEVSSHALVLGRVDGCVFDVAVFNNLSPEHMEFHSGMEDYFQAKAQLFTPRRSRQGVVNFDDEYGRRLVTEATVPVVTFSAEGHPDADWRARDVRSGPLGSTFTIVGPKDEHISATAPLPGPFNVANTLAAVVTLAVAGVDPQRAADGVAAVPGVPGRLERVDAGQPYLAVVDYAHKTDAVESVLRSLRKVTEGRLHIVLGCGGDRDVTKRGPMGAAAARLADTAVLTSDNPRSEDPLAILSAMLAGAAQVPAHERGTVVVDADRASAIAAAVARARPGDTVLVAGKGHEQGQDIAGVVRPFDDRQVLREAIQNSQG, encoded by the coding sequence GTGACAACGATCACGCCCGACCCCGGGAACCGGCCCGGCGACGGCCGCGACCCGGCGGCCTCATTTAGCCCGATCCCGGGTGCGCCCGGTACGCTCACCGCCGTGCCACACCCTGATCAGTCCCCCAGCACCGGCAAGGACGCCCCCGCGAAACAGCCGGGAGCGCCGCGTCCGGCCCAGGTCCGCCCCACCCCCCTCGGCGAACTCGCCGCCCGGGTGGGAGCCTCCGCTCCGCACGAGCCGCACCGGCCGTACGAGGGGCAGGTCACCGGCATCACCCACGACTCACGGGCCGTGCGCCCCGGAGACGTGTACGCCGCGCTGCCGGGTGCCCGCGCCCACGGAGCCGACTTCGCGGACCAGGCCGCCGGCCTCGGAGCCGTCGCCGTCCTCACCGACCCGGCGGGCGCCGACCGCGCCGCCGCGACGGGCCTGCCGGTCCTCGTCGTCGACGACCCGCGCGGCCGGATGGGCGAACTCGCCGCCGACATCTACGGCCGCCCGGGCGCCGACCTGCTCCAGATCGGCATCACCGGCACGTCCGGCAAGACGACCACCGCCTACCTCGTCGAGGGCGGGCTCAAGGCCGCCGGCCACAGCCCCGGCCTGATCGGCACCGTCGAGACGCGCATCGGCGACGAACGCGTCAAGTCCGAGCGGACCACGCCCGAGGCGACCGACCTCCAGGCGCTCTTCGCCGTCATGCGCGAACGCGGCGTCGAGGCCGTCGCCATGGAGGTGTCGAGCCACGCCCTGGTGCTCGGCCGCGTCGACGGCTGCGTCTTCGACGTCGCCGTCTTCAACAACCTCAGCCCGGAGCACATGGAGTTCCACTCCGGCATGGAGGACTACTTCCAGGCCAAGGCGCAGCTGTTCACCCCGCGCCGCTCCCGCCAGGGAGTCGTCAACTTCGACGACGAGTACGGCAGGAGGCTGGTGACCGAGGCGACCGTCCCCGTCGTCACCTTCTCCGCCGAGGGCCACCCGGACGCCGACTGGCGCGCCCGGGACGTCCGTTCCGGCCCCCTCGGCAGCACCTTCACCATCGTCGGCCCGAAGGACGAGCACATCAGCGCCACCGCGCCGCTGCCCGGCCCGTTCAACGTCGCCAACACCCTCGCCGCCGTCGTCACCCTCGCCGTCGCCGGCGTCGACCCGCAGCGGGCCGCCGACGGCGTCGCCGCCGTGCCGGGCGTCCCCGGGCGGCTGGAGCGGGTCGACGCCGGCCAGCCGTACCTCGCGGTCGTCGACTACGCCCACAAGACCGACGCCGTCGAGTCGGTCCTGCGCTCCCTGCGCAAGGTCACCGAGGGCCGGCTGCACATCGTGCTCGGCTGCGGCGGCGACCGCGACGTCACCAAGCGGGGCCCCATGGGCGCCGCCGCGGCGCGCCTCGCCGACACCGCCGTCCTCACCTCCGACAACCCGCGCTCCGAGGATCCCCTCGCGATCCTCTCCGCGATGCTCGCCGGAGCCGCCCAGGTCCCCGCGCACGAGCGGGGCACCGTCGTGGTCGACGCCGACCGGGCCTCCGCCATCGCCGCAGCCGTGGCCCGCGCCCGCCCGGGCGACACCGTGCTCGTCGCGGGCAAGGGCCACGAGCAGGGCCAGGACATCGCAGGCGTCGTACGGCCCTTCGACGACCGACAGGTCCTGCGGGAAGCCATCCAGAACAGTCAGGGATGA
- the murG gene encoding undecaprenyldiphospho-muramoylpentapeptide beta-N-acetylglucosaminyltransferase, whose product MHVVLAGGGTAGHIEPALALADALRRQDPTVGITALGTERGLETRLVPERGYELALIPAVPLPRKPTPELITVPGRLRGTIKAAEQILERTKADCVVGFGGYVALPGYLAAKRLGVPIVVHEANARPGLANKIGSRYAAGVAVATPDSKLRNARYIGIPLRHTIATLDRARVRPEARAAFGLDPNLPTLLVSGGSQGARRLNEVIQQVAPVLQRSGIQILHAVGPKNEVPRVDNMPGMPPYVPVPYVDRMDLAYAAADMMLCRAGAMTVAELSAVGLPAAYVPLPIGNGEQRLNAQPVVKAGGGLLVDDAELTPEWVQGNVLPVLADPHRLYEMSRAAAEFGRRDADQLLVGMVYEAIAARR is encoded by the coding sequence GTGCATGTCGTACTCGCCGGCGGGGGGACCGCCGGCCACATCGAGCCCGCGCTCGCCCTCGCGGATGCCCTGCGCAGGCAGGACCCGACCGTGGGGATCACGGCCCTCGGCACGGAGCGGGGTCTGGAGACCCGGCTCGTGCCCGAGCGGGGCTACGAGCTGGCGCTCATCCCCGCCGTGCCGCTGCCGCGCAAGCCCACCCCCGAGCTCATCACCGTGCCCGGGCGGCTGCGGGGCACGATCAAGGCCGCCGAGCAGATCCTGGAGCGCACCAAGGCGGACTGCGTGGTCGGCTTCGGCGGCTACGTGGCCCTGCCCGGCTACCTGGCCGCCAAACGGCTCGGCGTGCCGATCGTGGTCCACGAGGCCAACGCGCGGCCCGGCCTGGCCAACAAGATCGGTTCGCGGTACGCGGCCGGGGTCGCCGTCGCCACGCCCGACAGCAAGCTCCGCAACGCCCGCTACATCGGCATCCCGTTGCGGCACACCATCGCCACGCTCGACCGCGCCCGGGTCCGCCCGGAGGCGCGCGCCGCGTTCGGCCTGGACCCCAACCTGCCGACGCTGCTGGTCTCCGGCGGCTCGCAGGGCGCCCGGCGGCTGAACGAGGTGATCCAGCAGGTCGCCCCGGTCCTCCAGCGCTCCGGCATCCAGATCCTGCACGCGGTCGGCCCGAAGAACGAGGTGCCACGCGTCGACAACATGCCCGGGATGCCCCCCTATGTCCCGGTACCGTATGTGGACCGGATGGACCTCGCGTACGCCGCGGCCGACATGATGCTCTGCCGCGCGGGCGCGATGACCGTCGCCGAACTCTCCGCCGTCGGGCTCCCCGCCGCCTACGTCCCGCTGCCCATCGGCAACGGCGAGCAGCGGCTGAACGCCCAGCCGGTGGTCAAGGCCGGCGGTGGCCTGCTGGTCGACGACGCCGAACTGACCCCCGAGTGGGTCCAGGGCAACGTCCTGCCCGTCCTCGCCGACCCGCACCGGCTGTACGAGATGTCCCGCGCCGCCGCCGAGTTCGGCCGCCGGGACGCCGACCAGCTGCTGGTCGGGATGGTTTACGAGGCGATCGCGGCACGCCGCTAG
- a CDS encoding cell division protein FtsQ/DivIB → MAGPTTAERGARRPAGASPGRPSARPERGGGARGGPARPRVLLLALAAVLLAAGVLWVLYGSSWLRVERVSVSGTRVLTPGQVTAAAAVPVGAPMASVDTDAIEERLRRALPRIDSVDVVRSWPHGIGLEVTERVPVLVARQGGAYMEIDAKGTRYAMVSTAPAGVPRLHLAAGRSPSLRRFDADRLTREAVGVVGGLPGKLGRDLLSVRVRSYDSLTLELSGDRTVFWGSGEDRGAKTRSLLALMKAAPGAAHFDVSAPGAPAASGS, encoded by the coding sequence ATGGCCGGACCGACGACCGCCGAGCGCGGCGCCAGGAGGCCCGCGGGCGCGTCGCCGGGCCGGCCCTCCGCGCGCCCGGAGCGCGGCGGGGGCGCCCGGGGTGGCCCGGCGCGCCCCCGGGTCCTGCTCCTGGCCCTCGCTGCCGTCCTCCTCGCCGCCGGCGTGCTCTGGGTGCTGTACGGCTCCTCCTGGCTGCGCGTCGAGCGCGTGTCCGTCTCGGGCACGCGCGTGCTGACGCCGGGCCAGGTCACCGCGGCGGCGGCCGTCCCGGTCGGCGCGCCGATGGCCTCCGTCGACACGGACGCCATCGAGGAACGGCTGCGCCGCGCGCTGCCCCGGATCGACTCGGTCGACGTCGTACGCTCGTGGCCGCACGGAATCGGCCTGGAAGTGACCGAACGCGTACCGGTCCTGGTGGCCCGACAGGGCGGGGCGTACATGGAAATCGACGCGAAGGGTACCCGGTACGCCATGGTCTCGACCGCGCCCGCCGGAGTGCCCAGGCTGCACCTCGCCGCGGGCCGGTCGCCGAGCCTGCGCCGCTTCGACGCCGACCGGCTGACGCGCGAGGCGGTGGGTGTGGTGGGCGGGCTCCCCGGAAAGCTCGGCCGGGACCTGCTGTCCGTCCGCGTCCGCTCGTACGACTCCCTCACTCTGGAGCTGTCGGGCGACCGGACGGTCTTCTGGGGGAGTGGCGAGGACCGCGGGGCGAAGACCCGTTCGCTGCTCGCACTGATGAAGGCGGCGCCCGGAGCGGCGCACTTCGACGTGAGTGCCCCGGGCGCCCCTGCGGCGTCAGGGAGTTGA